A stretch of DNA from Triticum dicoccoides isolate Atlit2015 ecotype Zavitan chromosome 2A, WEW_v2.0, whole genome shotgun sequence:
GAATTTATGGTCTGATGTACCAAGCGTTTCTTAAACTTAATCTACAGTTAATAATATTTACTTTAAGTTACCTAGTGTCTTTGGTTATCTGATTCTTTTTCTGAGTCTTTGAATTTACTTTTTTTAGGTTTCCAATTTTGTTGTTAGCTATCAATTTTATTGTTGCTATTTGTCTGATAAGTAATTTTGGTGTTTGAGGTAAGTAAATTTTGTGATGCTGCATTTTTGGTGGGAGAAGGTCGGAGAATGATTTTCAAATTGTGTACATTGATTTCCTATATGCTTATGCTCGTGTAAAGTGCTACTCTTGATCATTGGTATGGTCTTGTGTttttgtcactaattcatattgTTTGGCTATTGTCAGGTTGACATGGTAATGGTACCGGCTACAACTGGCCTGATGGGTATTTTGCCAGGCCATGTTTCCACAATTGCAGAGCTCAAGCCTGGTGTTATGTCTGTACATGAGGGAAATGATGTTACAAAGTACTTTGTGAGCAGTGGCTTTGCATTCATCCATGCAAACTCCATTGCTGATGTTGTGGCTGTTGAGGCTGTCCCCCTTGATCAGATTGACCAAAGCTTGGTCCAGAAAGGTCTTGCTGAATTCACTGCCAAGCTTGGATCAGCCTCGACTGACCTAGAGAAGGCGGAAGCTCAGATCGGAGTGGATGTTCACAGTGCGCTCAGTGCTGCATTGACTGGTTGATGATGACATCTTACATTTTTATGTCCTTTTCATCCGCATCTTTAGAATGTGAGTCGAAGTCGGCAAACTCATGAACGAGGGTGGAGGGAATGATCTTAAATAAATTATACTCCATCTCAAAGAAAGACTTGTTTCTTCCTGCGAGGATTTTTGTAATGGTAATATTTTCCTGTGTTCCAAAATCCAGTGCCGCCTTCGGTTTTTATTTCTTCATTTCAAATGGAATTGATTGATTTCCATTTCATAATTGCAGTCAAATTGTCAAAATATAATCAAAGTTATTTTTTTCATGTTTGTGATGTTGTGGTTCCTGGTGAGTTGAATTCTTCAAAATTGTGCATGTTTTTATCAACCCATGATGAGACATGTTGTCATGTTCTGTGTATCTGTGATGTCTATTTCCTCGCTAAAACGTATGAAAGGTACGCTCTAAACTCTTGCAGGCTGAGAGGAAAAAGAAGCTAAAGTAGTCATTCTTTTCTCAAACTTGAATCTGTTACGTGGTTGCGCTTTAAACATTCATGTGAGACTAGCCACAATGAGTAGTAACATTGAGTAGTAACATaaacatgttactagtctatgttactacctctttaAACATTCAtgtgagactagccacaatggatggTAACATTGAATAGTAACATaaacatgttactagtctatgttaccacCTCTACAGtgaggagtaacatatgtgtgataacatatatcacttcatttattaggctatagacacattttgcattgatatgtgtgatgttattcATAGTACtaataactagctatgttactaccttcctctctttcttcatttattacttgccacatcatctatttcatttagatatgtgtgatgttactacataTGTTACTGAGATTCATGCAGTTGGTTATATTCTCATTGGTATATAGACGTGGGCCATTGCCAGTCTTGGACGAGCAGATATTACTAACTACTAAGCATACGGTCTGTTTGGTTTACAAGGTTCAGTTCACGGTTTTCTAGTTTGTACGGTATTAACATTTTGGTAAATCTATACCTACCTATTAATAAAGTGGCTATTGCTTCTATCCGTCTGTCATCTTTTTTAAAAACCCCTACATTTGATGTTAATTAACCTGCAGTCCCCCTCTGGTAATTAACCAGTAGTACACAGTGACAGGAAATTAAAGAGAAGCCCCTTGACATTTTGGTGAATCAACCCAAGGTCCATCTAAAACTAATGTTTTTAAAAAATATACTACATATCTTTTAAACACCAACttcaattttaacatgttatatataaattttgattagaaaaatgtgtagaatctgaatatgatgttattttacttgttaaacatttttaaaatgctaCTTGTGGTGTGATTTTAATCAATATCGCATGATCCGTCTTTTTTTTCCTATTGACATTGATCTGGATTGTAAATGAGCACCTCAACAAAACCATATTGGAGAGGAAAGAAACCAATAATAACAATGCATTCACGCCTCATCAAAATCTCgcatgaaaaataaataaatttctCATATTATGCCAAGAGAGACACATTTGGATTGAGCACATTCAAATGCATTATGGTTATGTGAGCACCGAAGCCACCCTCAGCGAGGGTGGAAAGGAGTATAAGCAACACAAATAAGATGTCATGTTGAAATAAAGAGCATGAACCTATTGAGGTCTTGAGTTATGATTATTAAGTTAGGGTCGTGTGGTATTTTTTCTTCTTCCGTTGCAACGGACATGCTCATATTAGCAGCCCGTCTATTTTGTTAATATTAGcaaaatagttattctgataacactttcgCACTACACACTCAATGTAAGGGCACTGTACTTTCTGTAGCAAGGGTACTCCAGTGCGGAGAatagtgaacttcgtgtcggaaAAACTGCACATAGTGTTTTTTCGATAccttttttgctctagttttttaaccgtttatcgaaaTGAAGCGTGTAATATacggttggaaagctatggattaggcgtaaCTTCGTCATGTTGAACACTTCTCGAAATTccccacggtttaagagcagttttgaaaacgatGCGGCgcacgacgagtggcagcgagcgttttttcgcgttttttctaaaccgctcgtcggaatgaagcataTGATACACGGTTAAAGATATCGTCAAggcacatctttttcatatctattattttctctaattcgttacggtttaagagcagttttaaatttactaaATTGCGGAATtcagttttttttgaaatttttgcaattttcggtactgttttcgcttcagtttttgaaccgtttgctcAAATGAGGCGTATGACACGCCGTCAGAAACCTACGGacgaggcacaactttcatatgttgaagtatttttgagattccttacattTTTAAGTTAAATTTGGAAACCGTGCGGCTGAGGACGAGAGCTAGCGGCCGTTTTTCGTGAATATTTTACAAACtactggtcgaaatgattcaaatcatatgccgttggaaagatatcgatgaggcgaactttttcatgtagaacactctctctaatttcttATGGTTTAATAGCAATTTTAAAATATCAAAACATGAACACTGTTTTTGGCGACACCCTAATCTTCGTCTGTACAGACAAAAGAATGCACTGCTTCAGatcaaaaaccgcactgcatcagacagtcGAGCGAACTTCATGGTTTCTTTTTGTCGGATGTGAACTTTCCCAGACGAGTTTTtgtgagtttttgttgtcttttttcaacATTTTTTATTACGGAGAGTGGACCGTAGAGACGAGGACGAGTGAACCGCGAGATATATTGAAGTGAACCACATTACTATCTTTTTGTTTCGCTAAGTTTTCACACTTCCATGTTGTGTGCGTCGCCCAACTTTTCCATGAAAAAAATGTACTACACGCATGTGCGGGGTGAGAGGCAGACGACATGCATGTCCAGTGGGACTGCAAGCAGATGCGCTCTGCACTGCACGAGAGCATCGACTAAACTACACGGTGATCCATCGAGGTGAGTGGAATTGAAGCAAACTATAAAATTTGTCATAATCCCGACGAAGCTCGCCTCATAGTACATAAGTGCACTGCATGGCGAGTCGATGACGGCCACACGCATTTGCTGTGTGGACTGCTCCAGGGAGACGGACGTGCGTTCAGAGAGGAGGAATGGGGGAGTGCACGGTTTCGCCAATGATGGGGGACGAAGTGAGCTGCAGTTCAACAAAAAAATTACCATGCGTGAAGAAGTGAGCTGCAGTTGTTCATGCGCACTAACGAACTAGCAAGCAAACTACACAAAAGAAGGCATTTTTGGGTAAGCAGGATGTGGCGCTGGAAACAGCACGCAAGAACGCCGAAGTCTGAAAGTGCACGAGCATTGAACATTGAAGCGCTACACGCATGCCTCCGAGCTGCACGTCCATGGTCGCCGAGCTGCACCACGGAGGCCGACGCCGGAGGAAGAAGGCAGCATGGCTATGAGCCGGCCATCCAGCACACTGGCTGAGGAGGATGCCAAAGGAAGGGCCGGTCCAGGGGATGGAGGAGGCTCGTGGCGGCTGGTGGCAGGGCGTTGTAGGGGGGCCACGCTGCCTGGATCAGGCAGTGGGGGGTCACGGGAGGGCCGCCGCGGCCTGGAGACGGTGGCAGGGCGACACGAGACTCCGGGTGCAGCCGCACTGCAGCACCGCTTCGACTGAACCGCGTTGGGAGCCCGACTATATCGCACACTCCGGCGCCCCCGTCGGATCCTGTAGAACTCCAGGTTGAAGAACCTACAGGATGGTCGGATCCGAGGCTGGTGCGGCCAGATCTCAGGCCGACGTGGTGGTCGACCCGGGCTGCGAGGGCTGGATGTGGCAGCGGGAGGCCGCCGCGGCCTGGCTTCGTCNNNNNNNNNNNNNNNNNNNNNNNNNNNNNNNNNNNNNNNNNNNNNNNNNNNNNNNNNNNNNNNNNNNNNNNNNNNNNNNNNNNNNNNNNNNNNNNNNNNNNNNNNNNNNNNNNNNNNNNNNNNNNNNNNNNNNNNNNNNNNNNNNNNNNNNNNNNNNNNNNNNNNNNNNNNNNNNNNNNNNNNNNNNNNNNNNNNNNNNNNNNNNNNNNNNNNNNNNNNNNNNNNNNNNNNNNNNNNNNNNNNNNNNNNNNNNNNNNNNNNNNNNNNNNNNNNNNNNNNNNNNNNNNNNNNNNNNNNNNNNNNNNNNNNNNNNNNNNNNNNNNNNNNNNNNNNNNNNNNNNNNNNNNNNNNNNNNNNNNNNNNNNNNNNNNNNNNNNNNNNNNNNNNNNNNNNNNNNNNNNNNNNNNNNNNNNNNNNNNNNNNNNNNNNNNNNNNNNNNNNNNNNNNNNNNNNNNNNNNNNNNNNNNNNNNNNNNNNNNNNNNNNNNNNNNNNNNNNNNNNNNNNNNNNNNNNNNNNNNNNNNNNNNNNNNNNNNNNNNNNNNNNNNNNNNNNNNNNNNNNNNNNNNNNNNNNNNNNNNNNNNNNNNNNNNNNNNNNNNNNNNNNNNTATgtttagaatataaatagttacatgtatattgattcaatatgtaaaatttCGTTAAAAAACAAAGATATAGGTTAtaataccaaaaaaattcacattttAAGTATGTtttacactatatttttacattcgtAATTTTGCGTAACATAATATATTTTTTTTTACAGTGAGTATATATTTTCTTACTCtctctttttatgtatgaaataagacaaaatttacaaaCGTAAAAATAAGATGCATTGAtgtcaaaattatatatatatataagaaaatatacaatcgccgtaaaaaatattttattttatgtaaaattacaaacgtaaaaacatagtctaaaatacgcataaactgtaaattttcttgtcttatgacctatatttttattttcttatgccaaattttacgtagtgaatcaataggaatataactatttgaattcgaaacgtaatttaattataaaatgatcgtaagattatctcggatgaagaataacttattctgcatcctgggtgatgaatagtaatactatagggtcgcgctattcgtcatcctgggtgaggaatagttattcttcaccccctctattttaccatcaatgcaccataattttacgttccgtaagttttgtcttatttccgacgcaaaaaaggaccgtaagaaaatatataatcaccgtaaaaaatattttatgttatgtaaaattacaaacgtaaaaacatagtctaaaatacacataaactgcaaattttcttgtcttatgacctatatttttattttcttatgttaaATTTTAcgcagtgaatcaataggaatataactatttgaattcgaaacgtaatttaattatgaaatgatcgtaagattatctcgggtgaagaataacttattctgcatcctgggtgatgaatagtaatactatagggtcgcgctattcgtcatcctgggtgaggaataattattcttcaccccctctattttaccatcaatgcaccataattttacgttccgtaagttttgtcttatttccgacgcaaaaaaggaccgtaaaaaaatatataatcgctgtaaaaaatattttatgttatgtaaaattacaaacgtaaaaacatagtctaaaatacacataaactgtaaattttcttgtcttatgacctatatttttattttcttatgtcaaattttacgtagtgaatcaataggaatataactatttgaattcgaaaagtaatttaattatgaaatgatcgtaagattatctcggatgaagaataacttattctgcatcctAGGTGATGAATAGTAATACTTATTTTGACAAAagcactattcatcacccagggtgaagAATTCTTATTCTTCACCCCAGTCCATCTCCCACGTACACATCTTCAAA
This window harbors:
- the LOC119354587 gene encoding ATP synthase subunit delta', mitochondrial-like: MLRHAARRLASRAAAAGSGSMSRRALATAQAPAEAGEDPAFLEAWKKVTTIIEPPQTPMSAMKPRPPTPASIPSKLTVNFVLPYKSEITDKEVDMVMVPATTGLMGILPGHVSTIAELKPGVMSVHEGNDVTKYFVSSGFAFIHANSIADVVAVEAVPLDQIDQSLVQKGLAEFTAKLGSASTDLEKAEAQIGVDVHSALSAALTG